Genomic DNA from Aminobacterium mobile DSM 12262:
TATAGAGATAGTGGCGACCATTAGTCCACGTTACGATATAGAGCGTTTCGGCATGAAGCTGGTGGGAACGCCGCGCCATGCCGACGTTTTGCTTGTAACTGGTCCTGTTACAAAGTACATGAAAGATCGCTTGCTTCGAATTTATCACCAGATGCCCGACCCGAAAGTGGTTATAGTGGTGGGCAACTGCGGTGCGTCAGGGGACGTTTTCTATAAATCCTATAACCTTGAAGGCCCCGTGGATAATGTTCTTCCCGTAGATGTGTATGTTCACGGATGTCCGCCTCGCCCGGAAGCCATTATTGAAGGTGTGACAAAAG
This window encodes:
- a CDS encoding NADH-quinone oxidoreductase subunit B family protein produces the protein MRLDKYLEVLPKSLWVMTCNSGSCNGCDIEIVATISPRYDIERFGMKLVGTPRHADVLLVTGPVTKYMKDRLLRIYHQMPDPKVVIVVGNCGASGDVFYKSYNLEGPVDNVLPVDVYVHGCPPRPEAIIEGVTKAVLKLEAKREELLKAGVEKP